TCGAGGGCACGACGACGACCTTGCTGATGCTCAACGACTGGCAGCGGATAAGTCTTGCACAATTTAACATCAGCAGCTGCAAGGACGGAGTCAGGAGCCTCCCATGGCTGATGGATATATTGGGATGGTAATTTTGCCAGCTCGGGTACCCAACGGCGGACATAATCACCCTCAGTGTCAAAACGCTGACCTTGGAGGACGGGATTGAAGACACGAAAGTAAGGTGCTCCATCCGCCCCGCAACCTGCAGTCCACTGCCAGCCCTGTGTGTTGCTGGCAAGATCGGCATCAACCAGCGTATCCCAAAACCAGCGTGCACCATCCTGCCAAGGTTGAAGCAGATGCTTTACTAGAATTGAACCAGCATTCATCCGAACCCGATTGTGCATCCAGCCAATCGCGTAAAGCTGACGCATTCCCGCATCGACTAAAGGATACCCCGTCTGGCCTTTCTGCCATGCCTTAAGCAGCTGATCATCAGGTTCCCAGGGAAAGTGCTCAAACTCTGGACGCAGAGGCTCCGTCGGCACGCTCGGAAAATGGTAGAGGATGTGATAAGAAAACTCCCGCCACCCGATCTCTGAAAGATACTGGCGCGGCCCACCCTTAGTCAGGTCAACCTTCCCAAGTAGCGCTTCATAGATTTCCCTTGGGCCAATTTGACCGAAGTGCAGGTAAGGTGAAAGGCAGGAAGTCCCATCCCAATCGGGCCGATCACGACCATTACCATAATCATGAACGGCATCCTTAACGAATTGCCTGAGCCGATTCAAACCAGCTTTACGTGTTGGTTTCCAGAACTTGTAAAATTCGGCGTCCCATGAAATTCGAGGTAAAAGTTTCCAATCGTCCAGAATCTCTGAATCCGGCCATGCCCTCGGAACTTTGGTCGCACCCAGATCACAGTTGATCGTTTTCGGGAAAGATTTTGCCAGACAATGCTTCCAAAAGGGGGTGAAGACACGGAAAGGATTTCCGGTCTTATTCTTAATTTCCCAAGGCTCAAAGAGCAGTGAGGTATTAAAGCTCTCTACTTCAATGGTCTGTGACTTCAATTGCTGTTTAATCGCTGAATCACGCGCAATTGTTCTTGGCTCATAGCATCGATTCCAGAAAACAGCACCAATTTCGTGCTTTTCGACTAAGTCAGAAATGACCTCGGCCGAGTCACCACTTTGCAAAACAAGCTTCAAACCATGACAGGACAGCTGTTCCTGCAAGTCAGCCAAAGCATGATGCAGCCACCAGCGCGTGGCTCCACCCAACGGCCAATCCTTGTCTTCATCATATATAAATACCGGAATGATCGGTTTTCCACGAGCAATAGCAGCCTGCATGGCGGGGTTATCGTCCAGCCTCAGATCAAGTCGGAACCAAAGCAATGTGGGTGCATTAACAGACATGAAGAATAATCTTCAACTTTTACTTAATAAAGCAACCAGCCTGCCGATTTTATTCACCTACCACTACAAGGATGCAAATGAGAAGGCCGCCACCCCTAGGGGTGGCGGCCTTCAGCTACCACTACTGCTACTACTGTTACTGCTGTTCGGATTCCATTCACAGCGTGAACTGTGAATATCCTAACAATTTAGGATGAAGGAATCTTAACAGAGAATTAGAAAAGACGCCATGGGATTGGTTCCCCAAAAAATTCAGTAATGCACCGTATATAATACGAATAACACCCCGTAATTGGTGAAAACAAGCTTTTTGATAAATAAATATCAAATAGTGAATCCTTGAGCAACTTCCTGACGGGCTTTTTCTGCCAATGGCGTAGAAAGATAACGCTCTCCAGAGCTGCACCCAACGGTAACAATTTTCTTTCCGGCCATCTCAGGACGTGCTGCGATCTGCAGGGCTGCGTGCACATTTGCACCTGTTGAAATACCGCCCGGCAGACCTTCTTCAGTGGTCAGGCGACGTGCGGTATCAAAAGCGACTTCGTTGGTAACCTGCAGAACTTCATCAATAATCTCCGTATTCAAGTTACCAGGGATGAAACCAGCGCCAATTCCCTGAATTTTGTGAGGACCAGGTTTGCCACCGGAAATAACCGGACTCGCTTCTGGCTCAACCGCAACAGTGTAAAGATCTTTGCGTGATTTAATGACTTCGGAAACACCAGTAATCGTGCCTCCAGTGCCAACGCCACTAACGAAAACGTCGATTCCACCTTCGGTATCCTTCCAGATTTCCTCCGCAGTCGTCTCACGATGGATCTGAGGATTGGCAGGGTTCTCAAACTGCTGTGGCATAAATGCCTTACCAGCATGCTCTTCAAGAAGTTCCTGTGCGCGTGCGATCGCTCCGCCCATTCCCTTTGGACCAGGTGTCAGCACAATTTCAGCACCAAGCATGCGAAGGAGAATTCGCCGCTCCATCGACATGGTTTCCGGCATGGTCAGAAGGCAACGGTAGCCACGAGCAGCACAGACGAAAGCCAGAGCAATTCCGGTGTTACCGGAAGTCGGCTCGATCACCAGGCTATCCTTGGTCAATTTACCATCTTTTTCAGCAGCGTTGATCATCGCCATCCCAATACGGTCTTTAACGCTGGATAGTGGGTTGAAAAATTCACACTTAACATAGACATCGGCTTCGAGGCCTTCAGTCAGTTTGTTGAGCTTAACTAACGGCGTATTGCCGACTGTGGAGATGATATTATCTACGAGCATGGTTGTAATAGGGTTTAAGATTAATTCTATATTGAGTGAAAAACTATCGGCGACGAGGACCGTAACTGCGGATCGGGGCGTTGCGATTCTGGCTGGCATTACGCAGACGATAGACGATACGTGCTTTATTCAGGTCGTAAGGCGTCATTTCCATTTTCACAGTATCACCCACCGTAATCTTGATAAAGTGTTTCCTTAATTTTCCTGAAATTGTGGCCAGCACAATGTGTTTGTTGGGCAATTCCACGCGAAATGTTGTCCCCGGGAGGACTTGTACGATTTTGCCTTCAACTTGAATTACGTCGTCTGCCATGCAGTTTTTTAGAGGGTTTTGCGCGAAAACTTGCGCGAAGTACTGAAAGGCGTAGGAAATTGCCTTTCAGGCATGGTCCAGTCAAGGATTAACGGCGATTGTTTCTTGCCATTCTCCCAGGATTTCATGCCCTCGCATTATGGATGAATTCGCTCCTCGCGTAGAGCTGCCTTGCCCTTTTGAAAAGATTTTCCCGTCTCTTCTGGTTCGGAATGACGATTTCTACATGAAATTGGCTTACAACCATGCGATAGATGCCTGGAAAATTGATGAAGTTCCTGTGGGAGCCATCATCGAGCATAATGGAGAGGTCATTGGAGCAGCCCACAACCTGGTTGACTCATCCCGCGACGCAACAGCTCATGCGGAAATACTGGCAATAACCCAGGCTTCCAGCGCCATTGGCGACTGGAGACTAAACGAATGTCGGCTTTATGTAACCAAAGAGCCCTGCCCGATGTGTTCTGGTGCAGCAATCATGGCTCGACTTGGTGAAGTCGTCTATGCGACTCCTGATCCCAAGATGGGTTGTCTTGGCGGCGCAACATCCGTTCACGAAATCCCGACTCTCAACCATCGAGTAAAAGTCCGTAGCGGCATTCTTGAAGCCGAATGCACCCAACTGCTCCAAGCCTACTTTCAAATGAAACGCATGAAGGAGAATTGATTTTTGGGGAAAGTGAGAAGGCAGAAAATTATGAATAATGTAAAACAAAGCCCTCTTCTGCCTTTTCACTTCTTACCTCTCCTTCCCTAAAAAATTCCCCACGAGCGAGTTGACGTGCGTGCATCCTGTGGTTTTGCTATGCGTTTCGTTTAATCACTGAAAACCAAAAACCTAGAACCTGGAATAATTGCCATGGCATTTGAATTACCAAAACTGGATTACGTTTATGATGCACTTGAGCCGTATTTTGATGCGGCAACGATGGAAATCCATCACTCCAAACATCATAACGCCTACGTTACCAAACTGAACGACGCACTTGAAGGCTCTGGTTGGGAAGCACCTGAGTGCACCGCAGAACTTTGCGCAAAACTAAGTGAAGTTCCTGAAAGCATCCGCACGGCTGTCCGCAACAATGGAGGCGGTCACGCCAACCACAGCCTTTTCTGGAAAGTAATCGGCCCTAACTGCGGTGGTGCCCCTGAAGGCGATCTGGCAGCAGCGATTAACGCCGACTTCGGCAGCTTTGATTCTTTCAAAGAGCAGTTTGCAAATGCAGCAGTAACCCGTTTCGGCTCTGGCTGGGCCTGGCTTTGTGTCAAGGACGGCGGACTCAAGATCTGCTCAACCGCAAATCAGGACAACCCATGGATGGGCGACGAAATTGGCGGTTGCGGCGGGCAACCTGTCCTCGGTCTCGACGTCTGGGAGCACGCCTACTACCTGAAGTACCGGAATCTCCGTCCGGATTACATCAAGGCATTCTGGAGTGTAGTCAACTGGAACTACGTCAGCGAGCTTTACACCAAGGCAATGGCCTAAGCCCTATTGTCATTAGTAAACTTTACCAAGCCGAGCCCGACAGGGTTCGGCTTTTTCATATCGGTGATTCAACGGTTGAAATAAATGTCTGCATAGTGGTCAGATTAATTCTTGCACTCCGATAAGCTGCGTTACTCAATTCCCCGCTTATGGCAAAATCATCTTCCAAGGTACGTTGTGCGGTTATCGGGCTCGGAATGGGCTGGCATCATTGCAAGGCATTCAGTGAATGTCCGGAAGCCGAGATCGTCGGCCTCGTTGATCTCAACGCAGATCAGCACAATAAGGTTAAAGAGTTTGCGCCAAATGCTACGTTCTACACGGACTACAAGGAAATGTTGAAGCAGGAAAAGCCGGACCTGGTCACCATCGCATTACCTAATTTCCTCCATGCCAAAGTAGCCATAGACGCGATGAAGGCTGGTGCCAACGTCCTTGGTGAGAAACCGATGGCGCTTAATACCAAGGAAGCCATCAAAATGCGGGACACCGCCGAGAAGCTCGGCAAGAAGCTCGGCATCAATCTGAGTTACCGCTTCACCCCGCAGGCGCGTGCACTCAAGGACATGGCCGATCAGGGCTTTCTTGGTGATCCGTATCATGCTTTCTCGAAATGGACTCGCCTGGATGGGTTTCCACGCTTTGGCGGTTGGTTCGGCCAGCATGAATTCTCAGGCGGCGGTCCATTGATCGATCTTGGAGTTCATCGCATTGATCTCGCACTCTGGCTCATGGGCTCACCATCGCCAGTGACTGTTAGCGGGATGGCGCATAAGCAAATTGGAGTCCCTCGAGCCAAGAAGCAGAAGCTCAAGTTCGACGTTGAAGACTTCGCCACCGGCTTCGTCCGTTTCGACAATGGAGCATCACTGGTCTTTGAAATCTCATGGGGCAACTTCCAGCAAAAGCAGGAAGATATGTACACCAAGGTCACTGGAACGAAGGGTGCTTTGATTCACCATAATCCGGGTGATGGCTACGACTTTAATGCAGAATATGTAACCGAGGAAGCTGGCCATGTCGTACATGGCGAGATCTCGCAAACACGTGGCGCCCTACGCAGTTCATATGCAGAAATGGTCCACTGCATTATTGATGACCGTCCTTTCCTGGCCTCACCGGAAGATGGCATACACATCCAGCAGATCCTCGACGGACTATACAAGAGTGCCAAGCTCGGGCGTGAAGTTAAAGTCTGATAAGACTTAGTTAGATGAAGTAATTTTTTAATTACAGGTAGGGCGCAGTCTCCAGACAAGCCGAGCATCACGTAAAGCGGATTGTCTGGAGACTGCGCCCTGCCTATATTGAACTTAAGTTATCTAGAAAATGTCTCTCCAAGGCGCACCGCTTAGTGCCCGGTTGGCTTGTCCAGGTAATGCCCCTCGATGAGAGCGTTATAAGCAGCGTATTTATAAAGCTCGTGCAATGTCGGCGTATTGTAAACTCGACTTATAACATCGGACAGAGTCTCACGGTTTTCGACAAGACTCATTCCGTAATGAATTAACTCGGTCGCTATCTTTCCAAAAATATGGACTCCGAGAATGGTACGAGTGTGCTTCTCAACAATAATTTTCAGAAGCCCCTCATCGACACCCATGATTTTTCCACGCGGCATATCGGTATACTTCGCACGGCCAATCACATGGGGAATCTCCTGCTCGATCGCTTCATCCTCTGTGATACCAAATACACTGACTTCCGGGATGGTGTAGATGCCGTATGGGAAATGCTCACTAATCTTTTCGATCTCGTGAAGTCCAAACATATGAGTCACTGCCACACGCCCCTGGTCCATACCTGTTGATGCCAATGAGGGAAAACCAATAATGTCGCCAACGGCAAAGACACTCGGAACTGCGGTACGATAACTTTGGTCGACAACAATAGTTCCGCGCTTACCCAGCTCGACACCGACCTCCTCAAGACCCAAACCAGCAGAACATCCACTACGACCGGCAGCGTAAAGAAACATATCTGCCTGAAGGGGCTCACCATTGGTCAGTTTGGCGTGAACATTATGCTCATGTTCCTCGGGCAGAATTGCCACATCTTCGACGCGATTGCCGAAAATAAAGTCAACTCCGTCCTCTTTCATCTGGTCCTGCAGGGCATGGCAAATTTCACGATCCAGAAATGTCAGAATCTCTTCGCGGCTGTTCACGAGTTTCACATTTGAACCCATGACCGAAAAAATGGTGGCATACTCGCAGCCAATCACGCCGGCTCCAACAATCACGATGCTTTTGGGGATGCGATTGATTTGAAGAATCGTGTCGGAATCATGAACATAGCATCCGTCAAAAGGAATACCTTCTGGCTGAAAAGGGTATGAACCTGTCGCAACGAGAATGAATTTTCCATTCAGCTCGCAGTTATCCTTGCCAGTTATTCCAGCTTTATTTGGGCCAAGCAGTTTTCCTGCACCATGGAAGGTATCAATACCGTGGAGACGAAAATTCTTCTCAATCCCCTCTTCCTGTGAATCAACGACCTGGTTCTTTCTGAAAAAGAAATCCTGTGCATTCGCAGAACGCTCAAGTTCCTTATCAACTCCGAAGAGTCCTTTTTCATAAAAACCTGAATAATAGAGGGCAGTCTCTTTTAAAGTCTTCGAAGGAAGCGTTCCAGTATTTGTCCCGGCACCTCCAAAGCGTGTGTTTTTCTCAACCACCGCCACGGAGTATCCATGATAGGCTGCCTTAACAGCAGCTTTTTCTCCGGCAGGGCCAGAACCGATAACAATAAGGTCGTACTGATCTTTCATAGCAAAGCGATTAGGTTTAAATCCATCGAAACCTATATAGACCGAGGCTGTCAACCACCTCGCTTCAACAACTGCGTTTTAGCGCGAAAGTTACTCAGATGTAACCAATAAACGAACCCGCGACGGATGCGGACGTTCACGTCCCTCAAATCGCTCGTCTATCGCTGAATTGATATTAACGTGAAGATCTTCCAAGTCGTCTCCCCCCGTAGTAATACCCTCAGACGGACATATCGCAGTCATCGTACCGTCATCGCGGTACACCACCTCAAAAATCAATCCCATAGCAAAGATTCCAATACAATTAGAAGTTAGGAAATCTAGACGACCGCTCACGTTTAGGCAAGTTCCATTAATTTCGGTTATGCTTCAATGAAATTAGTACAATCCCCTAATACAAACGCCATCAATCCTTTAGAAAAATACAGGCATGTATTGTATATAAGCATTCCTATAGGCGTTGATTAGCCACAGTGGAGTAAACAGTCGGTTCCAATCGTAGATGGAAAACTCTAAGTTCTCGTTGCGTTGTATCAGTGCGATTGACTTGCAGCACCGACCTCTTGAATATCTCGCCAATGTCAGCCAGTCAGCCAACAGAGCACTCTCCGCGCAAGCTTCCGGCGTGGCTTACGGTTGAGCGCATATTGATCGGGCTGGCTATCATCGCAGTCGTTATCTTTGCCGGAGAAGAGATTCGCCCCAAATTACCAGCGGCTGAAAAGTGGATCGCTGATCAAGGGATCTGGGCGCCAATTCTATTTATTGCCTTGATGGCGATCCTATCGATTGTCTGCTTCCCACTCGATGTTCTGTTCATTGCAGGAGGATTGATTTTTCATTTAGGCTATGGTTTTGGCTATGTGATCATTGGCATATACCTTGGACAAAGCATCAATTTCTGGCTCGCACGCACGC
The Rubellicoccus peritrichatus DNA segment above includes these coding regions:
- a CDS encoding Gfo/Idh/MocA family oxidoreductase gives rise to the protein MAKSSSKVRCAVIGLGMGWHHCKAFSECPEAEIVGLVDLNADQHNKVKEFAPNATFYTDYKEMLKQEKPDLVTIALPNFLHAKVAIDAMKAGANVLGEKPMALNTKEAIKMRDTAEKLGKKLGINLSYRFTPQARALKDMADQGFLGDPYHAFSKWTRLDGFPRFGGWFGQHEFSGGGPLIDLGVHRIDLALWLMGSPSPVTVSGMAHKQIGVPRAKKQKLKFDVEDFATGFVRFDNGASLVFEISWGNFQQKQEDMYTKVTGTKGALIHHNPGDGYDFNAEYVTEEAGHVVHGEISQTRGALRSSYAEMVHCIIDDRPFLASPEDGIHIQQILDGLYKSAKLGREVKV
- a CDS encoding nucleoside deaminase, yielding MDEFAPRVELPCPFEKIFPSLLVRNDDFYMKLAYNHAIDAWKIDEVPVGAIIEHNGEVIGAAHNLVDSSRDATAHAEILAITQASSAIGDWRLNECRLYVTKEPCPMCSGAAIMARLGEVVYATPDPKMGCLGGATSVHEIPTLNHRVKVRSGILEAECTQLLQAYFQMKRMKEN
- a CDS encoding superoxide dismutase, with amino-acid sequence MAFELPKLDYVYDALEPYFDAATMEIHHSKHHNAYVTKLNDALEGSGWEAPECTAELCAKLSEVPESIRTAVRNNGGGHANHSLFWKVIGPNCGGAPEGDLAAAINADFGSFDSFKEQFANAAVTRFGSGWAWLCVKDGGLKICSTANQDNPWMGDEIGGCGGQPVLGLDVWEHAYYLKYRNLRPDYIKAFWSVVNWNYVSELYTKAMA
- a CDS encoding deoxyribodipyrimidine photo-lyase, whose product is MSVNAPTLLWFRLDLRLDDNPAMQAAIARGKPIIPVFIYDEDKDWPLGGATRWWLHHALADLQEQLSCHGLKLVLQSGDSAEVISDLVEKHEIGAVFWNRCYEPRTIARDSAIKQQLKSQTIEVESFNTSLLFEPWEIKNKTGNPFRVFTPFWKHCLAKSFPKTINCDLGATKVPRAWPDSEILDDWKLLPRISWDAEFYKFWKPTRKAGLNRLRQFVKDAVHDYGNGRDRPDWDGTSCLSPYLHFGQIGPREIYEALLGKVDLTKGGPRQYLSEIGWREFSYHILYHFPSVPTEPLRPEFEHFPWEPDDQLLKAWQKGQTGYPLVDAGMRQLYAIGWMHNRVRMNAGSILVKHLLQPWQDGARWFWDTLVDADLASNTQGWQWTAGCGADGAPYFRVFNPVLQGQRFDTEGDYVRRWVPELAKLPSQYIHQPWEAPDSVLAAADVKLCKTYPLPVVEHQQGRRRALDAYEKLKFFHKDKK
- the cysK gene encoding cysteine synthase A, with amino-acid sequence MLVDNIISTVGNTPLVKLNKLTEGLEADVYVKCEFFNPLSSVKDRIGMAMINAAEKDGKLTKDSLVIEPTSGNTGIALAFVCAARGYRCLLTMPETMSMERRILLRMLGAEIVLTPGPKGMGGAIARAQELLEEHAGKAFMPQQFENPANPQIHRETTAEEIWKDTEGGIDVFVSGVGTGGTITGVSEVIKSRKDLYTVAVEPEASPVISGGKPGPHKIQGIGAGFIPGNLNTEIIDEVLQVTNEVAFDTARRLTTEEGLPGGISTGANVHAALQIAARPEMAGKKIVTVGCSSGERYLSTPLAEKARQEVAQGFTI
- the sthA gene encoding Si-specific NAD(P)(+) transhydrogenase gives rise to the protein MKDQYDLIVIGSGPAGEKAAVKAAYHGYSVAVVEKNTRFGGAGTNTGTLPSKTLKETALYYSGFYEKGLFGVDKELERSANAQDFFFRKNQVVDSQEEGIEKNFRLHGIDTFHGAGKLLGPNKAGITGKDNCELNGKFILVATGSYPFQPEGIPFDGCYVHDSDTILQINRIPKSIVIVGAGVIGCEYATIFSVMGSNVKLVNSREEILTFLDREICHALQDQMKEDGVDFIFGNRVEDVAILPEEHEHNVHAKLTNGEPLQADMFLYAAGRSGCSAGLGLEEVGVELGKRGTIVVDQSYRTAVPSVFAVGDIIGFPSLASTGMDQGRVAVTHMFGLHEIEKISEHFPYGIYTIPEVSVFGITEDEAIEQEIPHVIGRAKYTDMPRGKIMGVDEGLLKIIVEKHTRTILGVHIFGKIATELIHYGMSLVENRETLSDVISRVYNTPTLHELYKYAAYNALIEGHYLDKPTGH
- the infA gene encoding translation initiation factor IF-1, which translates into the protein MADDVIQVEGKIVQVLPGTTFRVELPNKHIVLATISGKLRKHFIKITVGDTVKMEMTPYDLNKARIVYRLRNASQNRNAPIRSYGPRRR